A region from the Pogoniulus pusillus isolate bPogPus1 chromosome 13, bPogPus1.pri, whole genome shotgun sequence genome encodes:
- the LOC135180385 gene encoding basic proline-rich protein-like, with protein sequence MCRLPSPPQGWSPPGRSPLPQRHQADPIPAKAPALPTGAPVNDGSNASHPTPSPPGSRPRPEASERCTDGAPAPSSSPQSAGSAPQAAPRRASPPAPSLHRAQAIASPRRYRRRHAKGSSPHGSLGSAGLGPPEPSFVAPGGRRQRMGATEAPEPSSGRSARGPPPAQLPGRRRRSGARRRPFPAHPRCGQCRCRRQARASPAPDAPRRCSRDPVAPQGSGSRSSSTAPGNREEP encoded by the exons ATGTGCCGCTTACCGTCCCCGCCGCAGGGCTGGTCTCCGCCGGGTCGCTCCCCGCTGCCACAACGCCATCAGGCCGACCCCATCCCCGCCAAGGCGCCCGCCCTGCCAACAGGGGCACCCGTGAATGACGGCAGCAACGCTTCCCACCCGACCCCCAGCCCGCCCGGCTCCCGCCCAAGGCCCGAGGCCTCCGAGCGCTGTACCGATGGGGCTCCggccccttcctcctccccgcagAGCGCCGGTTCCGCCCCGCAGGCTGCGCCGCGCCGGGCCTCGCCTCCCGCCCCTTCGCTCCACCGCGCTCAGGCCATCGCCTCGCCGAGGCGATACCGCCGCCGACACGCCAAGGGCTCCTCACCCCACGGCTCCCTGGGCTCGGCCGGCCTTGGTCCCCCAGAACCCTCCTTTGTTGCTCCCGGAGGCCGGCGGCAGCGCATGGGCGCAACGGAAGCACCCGAGCCCAGTTCCGGCCGCTCCGCCCGCGGCCCGCCCCCCGCGCAGCTCCCCGGCCGCAGGCGGCGCAGCGGGGCGCGACGCCGTCCGTTCCCTGCCCATCCTCG ATGCGGCCAGTGTCGGTGCCGTCGGCAGGCCCGAGCCTCTCCCGCCCCAGACGCGCCACGCCGCTGCAGCCGCGACCCGGTGGCGCCCCAGGGGAGcggcagcagaagcagttccACAGCACCGGGAAACCGGGAGGAGCCctga